The nucleotide sequence TTTCGGAAAGGCAGCCCCTCGATGCGACGGTTTACCGCAGCGGTTCATTGGAGGATCGTTGTGGTGTCTTCGTTCACTCCAGTGGCCCGCGAATCTCGCCGGCCGGGAATCGCTCCGTATGGACGTTGACGTACGCCCGGCCTTCCTCGATAGCCGAGAGCAGGTCGGCGACTGTCATTCCTGCCAGCGGCCCGACAAGGTCGGCGTCCGTGATGTCGCCGGCGCCGAGCCGGCCGGTGAACGTGCCCGGGATCAGCGCGGCCGGCGGCGCCGACGGATAGAGCCACACGGCCGGCGGACCGTCCCCGCCCGGTTCATTCGCGACGTGGATGTGCGCCTGGGTGACATTCTCAAGGGCCTGTACCTTGAGCTCGTACGACAGTGTGTCCTCCGCGCTCCACCTCAGAAGGGTCAGCCCCGTCGCGGTCGAATCGGTGCCGTCACCGGCTCCGGTCAGTACGGCGCCGATTGGGGGGGCGGCCCGGACCGCTTCCACCGCGCCGCGAATGGCGCCGCCCGGAAATGCGATGGTATGGACGTTGACATAGGCCCGACCCTCGCGGATCGCGGTCAGCAAAGCGTCCATCGTCATCCCGGCCAGAGGACCGACGAAATCGGCGTCTGTGATAGCGCCTTCGCCGAGCCGGCCGGAGAACTCGCCTGGGATCAGCGCGGTCGGCGGCGCCGACGGATAGAGCCACACGGCCGGCGGACCGTCCCCGCCCGGTTCATTCGCGACGTGGATGTGCGCCTGGGTGACATCCACGATGCCGTCTACATCCAGTTGGTACGACATCACCGCCGCATTCGGATCGAGTGTGAAGCGGGCCTGTCCGGTCGCCGTGACGTCGGCGCCGGCGGGCTCCGCGGACAAGTCAGCGGTGAATTCGGTCGGCGCCGCGACGATCTTCAGAACCACCCCGGTCTCTCCGGTCGGGCCGCCGTCGGTGTTGCCCAGCAGATAGACTTCACCCTCGGCATCCTGGCCGAACCCTTTGACGAACAGTCCCAACGGATCGCCCACAGAAGCGACCTGGAGATACTGAATCCTACCGGTGAACAGATCGGCCTCGAACAGGCGACCGCTCGGCGTCGAGAAGCTGAGCGACCAATCGCCGAAGAGGTAATGCCCCCACAGTTCCGGAATTTCCGTCCCGTAGTACGCGTAGCCTCCAATCACGGCGATTCCATCATCGTGGTCGTACTGGGCCACCGGATCGATCAGCGTCGGATCGTCGAGAGGCAATCCGACATTCACGCCGGCCGGGTCGAACAGGAACGAACCTTCCTTGCGGTTCCAGCCGTAGTTGCCTCCCTTCTGGACGAAATTGATCTCCTCGATGAAGCGTTGACCGACGTCGGCGACGATCAGAGCGCCGCTGCGGCGATCGAAGCTGAAGCGGTACGGATTGCGGAGCCCGTAGGCGTAGATCTCATCGACGCCGTCACCGCCGACGAACGGATTGTCCGCCGGCACACGGTAGGCGCCGTTGGCGCTGGTCGCATCGGGGCTGTCCGGCGTTCGGTCCGGGTCCAGCGGGTCGATGCGGACGATACTGCCGAGGATCGTATGGATGTTCTGTCCGTTGCCCTCGGGTCCATGGCCGGGCGAGGTGTCGTTGGCGCCGCCGCCGTCGCCCAAGGCGATGTAGAGATAGCCGTCCGGCCCGAACTCGATGTGGCCGCCGTCGTGATTGAATTGAGGCTGGTCGATTCGCAAGACCTCGCGCGAAACGGTCGGATCGATCGGCTGGCCGTAGGCCCCGGCTTGCCACTCCCGAATGACGCTCTGGTGGTCCATTTCCTCGGCGGGCCGATCCACCGTGAAGTCGGCCGGCCCGTGCAGCGGTTCGCTGGTGTACGTGTAGAACAGGCCGGATCCGGGGCTGTCTGCATCGGCGTAGCCAGGATGGAAGGCCAGACCCAGAAGCCCGCGCTCGTCGAAGTTCGTCCGTAGCGGCACGAGCAGATCGCTGACGTCCAGCAGTGGCGTCGCTGCCAGTACGCCGTCCTCGACGGTGTGGATTTGGCCGGTCTGATCCACGACGTACAATCGCGCCGGCACGCTCGGATCGGGCACCAGCAGGAGCGGCGCCGTCAAACCGGACGCCACCGGTTCCAATGCGACCCGAACCGGTGATGGTGCGATGCGCTCGCCAATGGGCAGACCGGCGACCGTGAAATCACCGCGCATCGTGGTCGGGTGCGTCCGGCAGCGATAGCCGGGGTTGCGGCCGCCCTCGGCCATGGCCCGGTAGAGGGCTTCGGTGAGCGTGAACGCAACGGTGCCACGCCCGTCATCGGTCCAGGCCACCTCCGGATCGGACTCGAACGGACCTGGAACGGTCATCGACAGAAGCACAGTGTCTTGCGATGCCGATGGGCCCTTGGCGATGACTTCAAATGGGTGAAATGTGTAATCGGTGATGGTGACTTGATACCGCCTGCCCAGTTCCAGTGGCAGGGTGGGGTCTTCGCTGCCCAGCGGGGGAAATCCGACGTTGTCGGGGGCGAAGGCATCGAGTCGATAGGATTCGAGACCCACGTCTCCGAACGTCCAGGCGACGTGAAGCGATTGGGCCGGCGCCAGCGTCGGCACCAATGCTGTGGCCGCCACCAGAAGGCAGACCTTCCGCGCGATTCCAACTGCGTTCATGAGATGTCTCCTTTACCCAAGGTTTTTCAACTGTTTGCAGGACAACAAGCCCGACGGAGAGTCAGGTCATATGGTGCAAGAGCTCAAGACATCGCGTTTACGGACGGCGGGTCGGCGCGGCTGTCATCCGATTGCTTGATGCCGCTCAGGGAATTGCCCACGGGGGACATATATTGCGGAGCAGGCGGCGCCTCGGTGCGGAATGGTATCGCCACGAAGGCCGGACCGATCTATGGTTGTCTGTTGCGGCGCTCGAGCATCGCGCGGATGCCGGCCAGGGGCAGGGCCGCGCTGGCGAGGTAGTTCGGAAGCTGACGTGTGGAGCCGAAGACCCATTCGCAGGCGCCGCCGGCCTTGAAGTCGTTGACCATCTCGATCACGGTCCGGTCGGCCAGTTCCGGATCGACTCGATCGAGCGTGTAGACGAACCATCCGGTCGGTGTCGCCCAATAGGCGCCGTTCTGGTATG is from Anaerobaca lacustris and encodes:
- a CDS encoding CHRD domain-containing protein; amino-acid sequence: MNAVGIARKVCLLVAATALVPTLAPAQSLHVAWTFGDVGLESYRLDAFAPDNVGFPPLGSEDPTLPLELGRRYQVTITDYTFHPFEVIAKGPSASQDTVLLSMTVPGPFESDPEVAWTDDGRGTVAFTLTEALYRAMAEGGRNPGYRCRTHPTTMRGDFTVAGLPIGERIAPSPVRVALEPVASGLTAPLLLVPDPSVPARLYVVDQTGQIHTVEDGVLAATPLLDVSDLLVPLRTNFDERGLLGLAFHPGYADADSPGSGLFYTYTSEPLHGPADFTVDRPAEEMDHQSVIREWQAGAYGQPIDPTVSREVLRIDQPQFNHDGGHIEFGPDGYLYIALGDGGGANDTSPGHGPEGNGQNIHTILGSIVRIDPLDPDRTPDSPDATSANGAYRVPADNPFVGGDGVDEIYAYGLRNPYRFSFDRRSGALIVADVGQRFIEEINFVQKGGNYGWNRKEGSFLFDPAGVNVGLPLDDPTLIDPVAQYDHDDGIAVIGGYAYYGTEIPELWGHYLFGDWSLSFSTPSGRLFEADLFTGRIQYLQVASVGDPLGLFVKGFGQDAEGEVYLLGNTDGGPTGETGVVLKIVAAPTEFTADLSAEPAGADVTATGQARFTLDPNAAVMSYQLDVDGIVDVTQAHIHVANEPGGDGPPAVWLYPSAPPTALIPGEFSGRLGEGAITDADFVGPLAGMTMDALLTAIREGRAYVNVHTIAFPGGAIRGAVEAVRAAPPIGAVLTGAGDGTDSTATGLTLLRWSAEDTLSYELKVQALENVTQAHIHVANEPGGDGPPAVWLYPSAPPAALIPGTFTGRLGAGDITDADLVGPLAGMTVADLLSAIEEGRAYVNVHTERFPAGEIRGPLE